In Longimicrobium sp., a single genomic region encodes these proteins:
- a CDS encoding type II CAAX endopeptidase family protein: MAALLFFLWQVGATAFLVIPPRLAMFWLTAVAVMFLWCHAAPQGWTTARARATARVRPVPRGAWPWLAVLAPVMSAGALAMWMLLTSLHLAHDRPLPRQILEYGDRPGGTLVLVMLIAGLAPLTEEFAFRGWIQRPLERRFGPAWAIGVTAVLFALAHFDPGGVPIRVIGGVALGYTAWVTRSIWAGMLLHFAWNVGVLAFGGTFPDFEPATHPRVALPAALVLALSAAVFARAAARLRRASRRVPDLHLLSPALPRHPDDA; encoded by the coding sequence GTGGCGGCGCTGCTGTTCTTCCTGTGGCAGGTGGGCGCCACGGCGTTCCTGGTGATACCGCCGCGCCTGGCGATGTTCTGGCTGACCGCGGTCGCGGTGATGTTCCTGTGGTGCCACGCCGCGCCGCAGGGGTGGACCACCGCCCGCGCCCGGGCCACCGCGCGCGTCCGCCCCGTTCCGCGCGGCGCGTGGCCGTGGCTGGCGGTGCTGGCGCCCGTGATGTCGGCCGGCGCCCTGGCGATGTGGATGCTGCTCACCTCGCTCCACCTCGCGCACGACCGGCCGCTGCCGCGCCAGATCCTGGAGTACGGCGACCGCCCCGGCGGCACGCTGGTGCTGGTGATGCTGATCGCCGGGCTGGCGCCGCTGACCGAGGAGTTCGCCTTCCGCGGATGGATCCAGCGCCCATTGGAGCGCCGCTTTGGGCCCGCGTGGGCCATCGGCGTCACCGCGGTGCTGTTCGCGCTGGCGCACTTCGACCCCGGCGGCGTGCCGATCCGGGTGATCGGTGGCGTGGCGCTGGGATACACGGCGTGGGTCACGCGCTCCATCTGGGCGGGGATGCTGCTGCACTTCGCGTGGAACGTGGGCGTGCTGGCGTTCGGCGGCACCTTCCCCGACTTCGAGCCGGCCACGCATCCGCGCGTCGCCCTTCCCGCGGCGCTCGTCCTCGCCCTCTCCGCCGCCGTGTTCGCCCGGGCCGCCGCGCGCCTGCGAAGAGCGTCGCGCCGCGTCCCCGATCTCCATCTCCTTTCCCCTGCCCTCCCCCGCCATCCGGACGACGCCTGA
- a CDS encoding c-type cytochrome, with protein sequence MRRIRPLALVPLAAALLAAQPLHAQIPDHFENLKVLPKDIPRDSLVAIMRNFSNSLGVRCTYCHVATPAAQPGGRETMNFASDDRVPKEKARFMMRMTRDLNAQVLPNVPHRRDPPVGVGCITCHRGLPVPTTLDRVLQAAIDSGGAPAAIARYRDLREHQLASGRYDFSEGTVTDLARRLAGQGKTAEAAALLEMNSEFYPNSGQVDFALAEVYRQRGERDKALVRYRMAQQKDPQNPQVQRRIDELSGATPTPAPRP encoded by the coding sequence ATGCGCCGAATCCGTCCGCTCGCGCTGGTGCCGCTCGCCGCCGCGCTGCTCGCCGCACAGCCGCTGCACGCGCAGATCCCGGATCACTTCGAGAACCTGAAGGTGCTGCCGAAGGACATCCCGCGCGACTCGCTGGTGGCCATCATGCGCAACTTCTCCAACAGCCTGGGGGTGCGCTGCACCTACTGCCACGTGGCCACGCCGGCCGCGCAGCCCGGCGGGCGCGAGACGATGAACTTCGCGTCGGACGACAGGGTGCCCAAGGAGAAGGCGCGCTTCATGATGCGCATGACGCGCGACCTGAACGCGCAGGTGCTGCCCAACGTGCCGCACCGCCGCGATCCGCCGGTGGGCGTGGGATGCATCACCTGCCACCGCGGCCTCCCCGTTCCCACCACGCTGGACCGGGTGCTGCAGGCGGCCATCGACAGCGGCGGCGCGCCGGCGGCCATCGCGCGCTACCGCGACCTGCGCGAGCACCAGCTGGCGTCCGGGCGCTACGACTTCAGCGAGGGGACGGTGACGGATCTCGCCCGACGACTGGCCGGGCAGGGGAAGACGGCCGAGGCCGCGGCGCTGCTGGAGATGAACAGCGAGTTCTATCCCAACTCCGGCCAGGTGGACTTCGCGCTGGCCGAGGTGTACCGCCAGCGCGGCGAGCGCGACAAGGCGCTGGTGCGCTACCGCATGGCGCAGCAGAAGGACCCGCAGAACCCGCAGGTCCAGCGCCGCATCGACGAGCTGTCCGGCGCCACGCCGACCCCCGCGCCGCGGCCCTGA
- a CDS encoding sensor histidine kinase yields MSLALAGTPDCATTARADAAARPRFAVRWAEVGLMFAAWTLVGAFGLTQSYLAALFGGQPFPGLRYVAWNLESVWLWAAFTPPMFWLAARFPLERGIRVRNLGLHAAFALGFAVLDLGGDVVFGPLLGGYRGTLAERFFAKLFINVFSYAAVVGIAHAVQYNRALAEKREREAALESELLKARLQALEMQIHPHFLFNTLHAVASLIRVKEDQAAIRMLVGLSDLLRIALRNRDAQEVPLREELDFARRYLEVEGIRFEDRLRVVIDVAADAPLDALVPNLILQPLVENAIRHGVEARAAAGLVHMEVTHAGGMLRLRVTDDGPGPKANGRRGVGLANTRERLAHLYGARHRFVLAAGEDGGAVALVEIPLRLATADA; encoded by the coding sequence ATGAGCCTTGCCCTCGCCGGGACGCCCGACTGCGCCACGACCGCGCGCGCGGATGCCGCCGCCCGGCCGCGCTTCGCGGTGCGCTGGGCCGAGGTGGGGCTGATGTTCGCGGCGTGGACGCTGGTGGGCGCGTTCGGGCTCACGCAGAGCTACCTGGCCGCGCTCTTCGGCGGGCAGCCGTTCCCCGGGTTGCGCTACGTGGCGTGGAACCTGGAGAGCGTGTGGCTGTGGGCGGCGTTCACCCCGCCGATGTTCTGGCTGGCCGCGCGCTTCCCGCTGGAGCGCGGCATCCGCGTGCGAAACCTGGGGCTGCACGCGGCGTTCGCGCTCGGCTTCGCGGTGCTGGACCTGGGCGGCGACGTGGTGTTCGGGCCGCTGCTGGGCGGCTACCGCGGCACGCTGGCCGAGCGCTTCTTCGCCAAGCTGTTCATCAACGTGTTCAGCTACGCCGCGGTGGTCGGCATCGCCCACGCGGTTCAGTACAACCGCGCGCTGGCCGAGAAGCGCGAGCGCGAGGCGGCGCTGGAGAGCGAGCTGCTGAAGGCGCGGCTGCAGGCGCTGGAGATGCAGATCCATCCCCACTTCCTGTTCAACACCCTGCACGCCGTCGCCTCGCTCATCCGCGTGAAGGAGGACCAGGCGGCGATCCGGATGCTCGTGGGATTGAGCGACCTGCTGCGCATCGCGCTGCGCAACCGCGACGCGCAGGAGGTGCCACTGCGCGAGGAGCTGGACTTCGCGCGGCGCTACCTGGAGGTGGAGGGGATCCGCTTCGAGGACCGGCTGCGCGTGGTGATCGACGTGGCCGCGGATGCGCCGCTGGACGCGCTGGTGCCCAACCTGATCTTGCAGCCGCTGGTGGAGAACGCCATCCGCCACGGCGTTGAGGCGCGCGCCGCCGCCGGCCTGGTGCACATGGAGGTGACGCACGCCGGCGGGATGCTGCGCCTGCGCGTGACCGACGACGGCCCGGGCCCGAAGGCGAACGGCCGCCGCGGCGTGGGCCTGGCCAACACGCGCGAGCGGCTGGCGCACCTGTACGGCGCCCGCCACCGCTTCGTGCTGGCGGCGGGGGAAGATGGCGGCGCCGTGGCGCTGGTCGAGATTCCGCTGCGCCTCGCGACCGCCGATGCCTGA
- a CDS encoding chloride channel protein, with protein MVEEEPGDGEESPRPTHPPADDEVEPRSFGVPGSAPGAEEAGIAAGDASAEVPSLVAAQARRRREWRRRAMRRAHRGGRRAAHTARRLARGVEAGQARAARGWLAFVDWFNRRELSENAILLAFAVAIGLVGAFGVVAFYRCIDLAFTVFYRWTGNVLGRGVLAIYRPLITAAGLAAAWAIVRSLRGREGGENVAAVQLAVARRQGEIPARPALFRTLASAVTLGAGGSAGSEGPVAVLGATVGSVLGRAFRFDPERVKVLVGAGAAAGISASFNAPLAGAFFALEEVLGSLGVAAFPPVVVAAVLAAVVSRAFLGNHPAFPIPAQYGFTLRREVILFYPLLGVVAGLVSVLYVRTFFGVETVAKRLRLRPWMLPVLGGLIVGLIVWMSGGMLVGYGHLAVRVQVFGRMAWTTLALLALGKIVATSLTMGSGGTGGVFTPSLYIGAATGGAYGVLMTQLFPRLGLHPEAYALVGMGAVVGAATQAPITAILIVFEMTNDYAIVLPLMMATVIATVVARHVEPDSLYSGWLRRRGEHLEHGTDRDVLAGVRVDDVYDRAAPWIRADATLDHLMEQLGRADRTEYPVVEEDGALLGIVTVAELARAAREAPSLGAVLLAADLANPAECVTPADTLLEAMRKMGVRGVGSLPVIDAETGRLLGSLGRAELLAAYQRVVARNPHPGDPHPAARS; from the coding sequence GTGGTCGAGGAAGAACCAGGAGACGGCGAGGAATCCCCCCGCCCCACGCATCCGCCCGCGGACGACGAGGTCGAGCCGCGGAGCTTCGGCGTGCCCGGATCCGCCCCCGGCGCGGAGGAGGCGGGGATCGCGGCGGGGGACGCATCTGCCGAAGTCCCGTCCCTCGTGGCGGCGCAGGCGCGGCGGCGGCGCGAGTGGCGGCGGCGAGCGATGCGGCGCGCGCACCGCGGCGGACGGCGGGCGGCGCACACGGCCCGGCGCCTGGCCCGCGGGGTCGAGGCGGGGCAGGCGCGGGCGGCGCGCGGGTGGCTGGCGTTCGTGGACTGGTTCAACCGCCGCGAGCTGAGCGAGAACGCCATCCTGCTGGCCTTCGCGGTGGCCATCGGGCTGGTCGGCGCCTTCGGCGTGGTCGCCTTCTACCGCTGCATCGACCTGGCCTTCACCGTGTTCTACCGGTGGACGGGGAACGTGCTGGGGCGCGGCGTGCTGGCCATCTACCGCCCCCTCATCACCGCCGCGGGGCTGGCGGCGGCGTGGGCGATCGTGCGCTCGCTGCGCGGCCGCGAGGGCGGCGAGAACGTGGCGGCGGTGCAGCTGGCCGTGGCCCGCCGACAGGGCGAGATCCCCGCGCGCCCCGCGCTCTTCCGCACGCTGGCCTCGGCGGTGACGCTGGGCGCCGGCGGCTCGGCGGGGAGCGAGGGGCCGGTGGCGGTGCTGGGGGCCACGGTGGGATCCGTCCTGGGCCGCGCCTTCCGCTTCGACCCCGAGCGGGTGAAGGTGCTGGTGGGCGCCGGCGCGGCGGCGGGGATCAGCGCCAGCTTCAACGCGCCGCTGGCGGGCGCCTTCTTCGCGCTGGAGGAGGTGCTGGGCTCGCTCGGCGTGGCCGCCTTCCCGCCCGTGGTGGTCGCGGCCGTGCTCGCCGCGGTCGTCTCGCGCGCCTTCCTGGGCAATCACCCCGCGTTCCCCATCCCCGCGCAGTACGGCTTCACCCTGCGCCGCGAGGTCATCCTCTTCTACCCGCTGCTGGGCGTGGTGGCGGGGCTCGTCTCCGTCCTCTACGTGCGCACCTTCTTCGGCGTGGAGACGGTGGCGAAGCGGCTGCGGCTGCGGCCGTGGATGCTGCCGGTGCTGGGCGGGCTGATCGTGGGGCTGATCGTGTGGATGAGTGGCGGGATGCTGGTGGGATACGGGCACCTGGCCGTGCGGGTGCAGGTGTTCGGGCGGATGGCGTGGACCACGCTGGCGCTGCTGGCGCTGGGAAAGATCGTGGCGACGTCGCTGACGATGGGGAGCGGGGGGACGGGCGGCGTGTTCACCCCGTCGCTGTACATCGGCGCGGCGACCGGGGGCGCGTACGGGGTGCTGATGACGCAGCTCTTCCCGCGGCTGGGGCTGCACCCCGAGGCGTACGCGCTGGTGGGGATGGGGGCGGTGGTGGGCGCGGCCACGCAGGCGCCGATCACGGCCATCCTGATCGTGTTCGAGATGACGAACGACTACGCCATCGTGCTGCCGCTGATGATGGCCACGGTGATCGCCACGGTGGTGGCGCGGCACGTGGAGCCGGACTCGCTGTACAGCGGCTGGCTGCGGCGGCGCGGCGAGCACCTGGAGCACGGCACCGACCGCGACGTGCTGGCCGGCGTGCGCGTGGACGACGTGTACGACCGCGCCGCCCCCTGGATCCGCGCGGACGCGACGCTGGACCACCTGATGGAGCAGCTCGGCCGCGCGGACCGCACCGAGTACCCGGTGGTGGAGGAAGACGGGGCGCTGCTGGGGATCGTGACCGTCGCCGAGCTGGCCCGCGCCGCCCGCGAGGCGCCGTCGCTGGGAGCGGTCCTCCTCGCCGCCGACCTCGCCAACCCGGCCGAGTGCGTCACCCCCGCCGACACGCTGCTCGAGGCGATGCGGAAGATGGGCGTCCGCGGCGTGGGCTCGCTCCCCGTGATCGACGCGGAGACCGGGCGCCTGCTCGGAAGCCTGGGCCGCGCGGAGTTGCTGGCGGCGTACCAGCGCGTGGTCGCGCGGAACCCGCACCCCGGCGACCCTCATCCCGCGGCCAGGTCCTGA
- a CDS encoding LytTR family DNA-binding domain-containing protein, with protein MPEPQAPVRVVIVDDEPLARRTLRVLLQPEAGVEVVAEAGNGAEALDAIAATQPDLVFLDVQMPEMDGFEVLNALGPERTPAVIFVTAFDEHAVRAFDAEAADYLLKPFDDERFARALARARARIGDGRVRELASRLARMLSPDSPAPHLPATTISPSAVAETADAPRFAERIVVKKNSRVTLLDVQTVDWIEAADYVVRIHAGGAVHVLREPIADLEKRLDPRRFFRIHRSTIVNLASVKELQPLFHGEYVVIMRDGSELRLSRARRDRLQQLLGARI; from the coding sequence ATGCCTGAGCCGCAGGCGCCCGTCCGCGTGGTGATCGTGGACGACGAGCCGCTGGCGCGCCGCACCCTGCGCGTGCTGCTGCAGCCGGAGGCCGGCGTGGAGGTCGTGGCCGAGGCGGGGAACGGCGCCGAGGCGCTGGACGCGATCGCGGCGACACAGCCCGACCTGGTTTTCCTGGACGTGCAGATGCCGGAGATGGACGGCTTCGAGGTGCTGAACGCGCTGGGGCCGGAGCGCACGCCCGCCGTGATCTTCGTCACCGCCTTCGACGAGCACGCCGTCCGCGCCTTCGACGCCGAGGCCGCCGACTACCTGCTGAAGCCGTTCGACGACGAGCGCTTTGCCCGCGCGCTGGCCCGCGCCCGCGCCCGCATCGGCGACGGGCGGGTGCGCGAGCTGGCGTCGCGGCTGGCGCGGATGCTGTCGCCGGACTCCCCTGCCCCGCATCTCCCGGCAACGACGATTTCGCCGTCCGCCGTGGCGGAGACGGCCGACGCGCCGCGGTTCGCCGAGCGGATCGTGGTGAAGAAGAACAGCCGCGTGACGCTTCTGGACGTGCAGACGGTGGACTGGATCGAGGCGGCGGACTACGTGGTGCGCATCCACGCGGGCGGCGCGGTGCACGTGCTGCGCGAGCCCATCGCCGACCTGGAGAAGCGGCTGGACCCGCGCCGCTTCTTCCGCATCCACCGGTCGACCATCGTGAACCTGGCCAGCGTGAAGGAGCTGCAGCCGCTCTTCCACGGCGAGTACGTGGTGATCATGCGCGACGGCAGCGAATTGCGCCTCAGCCGCGCGCGGCGCGACCGGCTGCAGCAGCTGCTGGGCGCGAGGATCTAG